Proteins encoded together in one Lathyrus oleraceus cultivar Zhongwan6 chromosome 5, CAAS_Psat_ZW6_1.0, whole genome shotgun sequence window:
- the LOC127086350 gene encoding defensin-like protein 39 precursor produces the protein MEKKSLAALSFLLLLVLFVAQEIVVTEANTCEHLADTYRGVCFTNASCDDHCKNKAHLISGTCHDWKCFCTQNC, from the exons ATGGAGAAGAAATCACTAGCTGCCTTGTCCTTCCTCCTCCTCCTCGTTCTCTTTGTTGCAC AAGAAATTGTGGTGACAGAGGCAAACACTTGTGAGCATTTGGCTGATACATACAGGGGAGTATGCTTCACGAATGCTAGCTGTGATGATCACTGCAAGAACAAAGCGCACTTAATCAGTGGCACGTGCCATGACTGGAAATGTTTCTGCACTCAAAACTGTTAA